From a region of the Synechococcus sp. PCC 7502 genome:
- a CDS encoding efflux RND transporter permease subunit: MLNAVVKWSIAQRWLIVIASILISLWGFRVLTQMPLDVFPNFAPPQVEIQTEAAGLAPEEVESLVTRPIESAINGTPGVEKVRSASAVGISVVKVIFTWDTDIYRARQLVTERLQQAQSQLPKGVGIPQISPVSSPIGAIAKYAFTIEEGGKTDLMEVRRIVDWQVKNRLLAVPGVTQVVIFGGDIRQYQVLVDPAKLQQYDVTLAEVTEAARKANVNAAGGFLISPDRELLMRGIGRIESAEQLQQSVIKSHKGVPILLGQVADVKIGAELKRGDGIVNGKRAVVVIVNKQPISDTPTVTKGVEMAIAEIKQGLPSDIKVENTFRQAEFIEASLKNVEEALRDGMIIVSVVLVMFLMNWRTVIISLSALPISLLMGMMVLSWTGQGINTMTLGGLAVAIGSVVDDAIVDMENVYRRLRENQLAGTPVPPLEVVFNGSVEVRVSVLFSTVIIAVVFAPIFALSGVEGRIFTPMGVAYLLSIVASTLVALTLTPALCALLLVNRPLPPDETWLAHKSQQIYRPALTFAIRRPSIILGVAIATLIASGIILPSLGRVFLPEFQERSLVISTVLYPGVSLETTNQASFAIQQNLKTDKHFNALQLRSGRAPGDSDVGGVNFAELDVELSEDGVKKREESIEILRKEFAKIPGVAVNIGGFISHRLDEVLSGVRSAIAVKIFGSDLDQLRNLGQQVQSAMSGINGVVDLQVEPQVPIKQLQIRFDRLAAARYGLRVGDLAETIETALNGNIVSQVLEQQQVFDLVVWLNESSRNSLETISNLLVDVPEGKKVPLSQVAKVSFGTGPNTINRENVSRLIVVSANVNGRDLGSVITDIRDRIKTQVQLPSGYYIQYGGQFESQERATETLLIAGAIAFAVITILIYFAVKSIPATLMIMVNLPLALVGGVISVALGGGIISVASMVGFITLFGVATRNGLLLVDNYNTKLAKGIPLSEVLMEGSLERLVAILMTALSSALGMVPLVIGTGAGKEILQPLAVVVLGGLFTSTALTLLVLPALYSMFGKYIVPKKLEGITEDNFLGVEKYISS; encoded by the coding sequence ATGCTCAATGCCGTTGTCAAATGGTCGATCGCCCAGCGCTGGTTAATCGTAATTGCCTCAATTTTAATCAGTCTCTGGGGATTTCGGGTACTTACTCAGATGCCCTTAGATGTATTTCCCAACTTTGCCCCACCACAGGTAGAGATTCAAACCGAAGCGGCAGGTCTTGCTCCTGAAGAAGTAGAATCCTTAGTTACCCGACCAATTGAGAGTGCAATTAACGGCACACCGGGCGTAGAAAAAGTGCGATCGGCTTCGGCAGTAGGCATTTCGGTGGTAAAAGTGATTTTCACTTGGGATACAGATATTTATCGAGCGAGACAACTGGTAACAGAACGATTGCAACAGGCTCAAAGCCAATTACCCAAAGGCGTGGGCATACCTCAAATTTCGCCCGTTAGTTCTCCGATTGGAGCAATCGCTAAATATGCTTTTACCATAGAAGAAGGCGGCAAGACCGACCTAATGGAAGTACGGCGAATTGTGGATTGGCAGGTGAAAAACCGACTTTTAGCAGTGCCGGGGGTAACTCAAGTCGTAATTTTTGGAGGCGATATTCGTCAGTATCAGGTGCTAGTCGATCCAGCCAAATTGCAGCAATACGATGTTACCTTGGCAGAAGTGACCGAAGCAGCCAGAAAAGCGAATGTGAATGCCGCAGGTGGGTTTTTAATCAGTCCAGATCGAGAATTACTAATGCGTGGGATCGGTAGAATTGAATCCGCAGAGCAATTACAGCAATCGGTAATTAAATCCCACAAAGGCGTGCCAATTCTATTAGGGCAAGTTGCTGATGTCAAAATTGGCGCAGAACTAAAACGAGGAGATGGCATTGTTAATGGGAAAAGGGCAGTTGTGGTAATCGTGAACAAGCAACCGATCTCTGATACTCCCACAGTGACCAAAGGCGTAGAAATGGCGATCGCTGAAATTAAGCAAGGATTACCAAGCGATATCAAAGTTGAAAATACCTTCCGTCAAGCCGAATTTATCGAAGCCTCACTCAAGAATGTAGAAGAAGCATTACGAGATGGCATGATTATCGTATCGGTAGTACTGGTGATGTTTTTGATGAACTGGCGCACGGTGATCATCAGTTTGAGTGCATTACCAATCTCACTTTTAATGGGGATGATGGTTCTATCATGGACGGGGCAAGGCATTAACACCATGACTTTGGGTGGACTAGCTGTAGCAATTGGCTCAGTAGTAGATGATGCGATCGTGGATATGGAGAATGTCTATCGTCGTCTTCGGGAGAATCAACTAGCAGGAACACCCGTACCGCCTTTGGAAGTAGTTTTTAATGGCTCTGTGGAAGTCCGAGTCAGCGTCCTCTTTTCTACGGTAATTATTGCTGTGGTATTCGCTCCTATCTTTGCCCTGTCTGGGGTGGAAGGTCGAATTTTTACACCGATGGGTGTGGCATATTTACTCTCCATTGTTGCTTCTACTTTGGTAGCTTTAACTCTGACTCCCGCCCTCTGTGCTTTGCTACTGGTCAATCGTCCCTTACCGCCCGATGAAACTTGGCTCGCCCATAAATCTCAACAAATCTATCGTCCTGCTTTAACCTTTGCCATTCGCCGCCCTAGTATTATCTTAGGTGTAGCGATCGCCACTTTAATTGCCTCTGGAATTATTCTGCCATCATTAGGACGAGTATTTTTACCTGAATTTCAAGAGCGATCGCTAGTGATTTCTACAGTTCTCTATCCAGGGGTTTCGCTGGAAACTACTAATCAAGCAAGCTTTGCCATTCAACAAAACCTCAAAACCGACAAACATTTCAACGCCTTGCAACTGCGATCAGGACGTGCGCCGGGAGATAGCGACGTGGGAGGCGTAAACTTTGCGGAACTAGATGTAGAATTGAGCGAAGATGGCGTAAAGAAACGGGAAGAAAGTATCGAAATTCTCCGAAAAGAATTTGCCAAAATCCCCGGTGTAGCTGTAAACATTGGTGGATTTATTTCTCACCGACTAGATGAAGTTCTCTCTGGTGTGCGAAGTGCGATCGCTGTCAAGATTTTTGGTTCCGATTTAGATCAATTGCGTAATCTGGGGCAACAGGTACAATCTGCCATGAGTGGGATCAATGGCGTAGTCGATCTGCAAGTAGAGCCACAGGTACCAATCAAACAACTACAGATTCGCTTTGATCGCTTGGCGGCGGCTCGGTATGGATTGCGAGTCGGAGATTTAGCGGAAACCATCGAAACTGCCCTCAATGGCAATATTGTCTCTCAGGTTTTGGAACAACAGCAGGTATTTGACTTGGTAGTATGGCTGAATGAGAGTTCTCGCAATAGCCTAGAAACCATCAGCAATCTCTTGGTAGATGTACCTGAAGGCAAAAAAGTCCCACTTTCTCAGGTGGCAAAAGTTTCCTTCGGCACAGGACCTAACACGATCAATCGAGAAAATGTCTCACGGCTGATTGTAGTATCGGCGAATGTGAATGGTAGAGATTTAGGCTCAGTGATTACCGACATCCGCGATCGCATTAAAACTCAAGTTCAACTACCATCGGGTTATTACATTCAATACGGCGGACAGTTTGAATCCCAAGAACGAGCAACTGAAACCTTACTAATTGCAGGGGCGATCGCCTTCGCTGTGATCACAATTTTGATCTACTTTGCGGTCAAATCTATTCCTGCGACTTTGATGATTATGGTCAATCTACCTCTAGCCCTTGTGGGTGGTGTGATCTCGGTGGCTTTAGGTGGAGGTATTATCTCAGTCGCCTCAATGGTAGGATTCATTACGCTTTTCGGCGTTGCTACTCGGAACGGATTGCTGTTAGTGGATAATTACAACACCAAATTAGCCAAGGGCATCCCACTATCCGAAGTGTTAATGGAAGGTTCACTCGAACGCCTCGTTGCCATCCTCATGACTGCTCTCTCTTCAGCCTTGGGTATGGTTCCTTTAGTAATTGGCACTGGCGCAGGTAAAGAAATTCTCCAACCCTTAGCAGTTGTGGTTTTAGGAGGATTATTTACTTCCACAGCCCTAACCTTGCTGGTGCTGCCAGCTTTGTATTCTATGTTTGGTAAATATATTGTTCCTAAAAAGTTAGAAGGGATTACTGAAGATAATTTCTTAGGGGTAGAAAAATATATTTCATCCTGA
- a CDS encoding PIN domain-containing protein, which yields MSKSLLDTDIISEILKGIDPNIRTKAIAYRSQFGFYTTSVISVMEIVEGWHRRQNEARIKQFLSTLITEEVLPMTLADADLAGRIYADLERTGQRIGYPDCIIGAIAINNKITLVTGNTSHYQRIQNFGYSLLLDNWR from the coding sequence TTGAGTAAGTCATTACTAGATACCGATATTATTTCAGAAATTCTTAAGGGCATCGATCCAAATATTCGGACAAAAGCGATCGCCTATAGAAGTCAGTTTGGGTTTTATACAACTTCTGTTATTTCGGTAATGGAGATTGTCGAAGGTTGGCATAGACGGCAAAATGAAGCACGGATCAAACAGTTTTTAAGCACTTTAATTACTGAAGAAGTATTACCAATGACTTTAGCCGATGCAGACTTAGCAGGTAGAATTTATGCGGATTTGGAGCGTACTGGACAAAGGATTGGTTATCCTGACTGTATCATTGGGGCGATCGCTATCAATAATAAAATTACTCTAGTTACTGGAAATACTTCTCACTATCAACGCATTCAAAATTTTGGCTACAGCCTACTCCTAGATAATTGGCGATAA
- a CDS encoding efflux RND transporter periplasmic adaptor subunit: MPSSKNAHRFVSVIITSFVIFSAPTKVFAHGGHGDEFKSGDTQPKDAIQVDTNTAKQIGIKVESVASRQLELGIKTNGQIEAMPDRKVEITTPTKGQITQLLVKLGDRVQAGQPIAILSSPEIAELRVASFEKRAEADGNLREAQANLTLALQNLDRSQQIANAEIRQAQIELKVDRERYDRDKELLASGAIPSRQVMESESKLSTARAALTKAESKLEVLKAEAEVKNAKSALQVAKERIQLSDSTYNARLNQLGANANADGRIAITSPITGTVSELKATLAESGEDAGKPIMTIVNSDRLLATANIYEKDLNKIKIGQRVRVTAAGRKFTGKVRTIGAVVNGETRIIPVQAEIENPDRTLTVGMFAELEVLTEKSESVVAIPAAAVVEANGRNLVFVQNGNAFQPVEVVLGRTSGDFVEVDNGLFEGDAIATQRATQLYAQSLRGGSKPTESEPKPNEVKESSFSPPVWTMLLTGAIAGGGIVAGAFWLGRRSGTKMVILREPELTSDSPLSRDASRRIDR; encoded by the coding sequence ATGCCTAGCTCCAAAAATGCCCATAGATTTGTATCAGTAATTATCACTAGCTTTGTAATTTTTTCTGCACCTACTAAAGTCTTTGCCCACGGTGGTCATGGTGATGAATTTAAAAGTGGCGATACTCAGCCTAAAGATGCAATCCAAGTAGATACAAATACCGCCAAACAAATTGGGATCAAAGTTGAATCTGTCGCCAGTCGGCAATTGGAACTTGGCATCAAGACTAACGGACAAATTGAGGCAATGCCCGATCGCAAAGTCGAAATCACCACTCCAACTAAAGGGCAAATCACTCAACTGCTAGTCAAACTGGGCGATCGCGTTCAAGCGGGACAACCCATAGCAATTCTATCCAGTCCAGAGATTGCCGAATTAAGAGTAGCCTCTTTTGAGAAGAGAGCCGAAGCCGATGGGAATTTGCGAGAAGCACAGGCAAACTTAACCCTAGCCCTACAAAACCTTGATCGCAGCCAGCAAATAGCTAATGCTGAAATTAGACAAGCACAGATCGAACTAAAAGTAGATCGAGAGCGTTACGATCGCGATAAAGAACTCTTAGCGAGTGGAGCAATTCCCAGCCGTCAAGTGATGGAATCAGAGTCGAAGTTATCCACCGCCAGAGCTGCGCTTACCAAAGCTGAAAGCAAATTAGAAGTTTTAAAAGCTGAAGCCGAAGTAAAAAATGCAAAATCAGCACTCCAAGTAGCAAAAGAACGGATTCAACTCAGCGATTCTACCTATAATGCTCGACTAAATCAATTGGGGGCAAATGCCAATGCCGATGGCAGGATCGCCATTACATCACCAATTACAGGTACAGTTTCCGAACTAAAAGCTACTCTGGCAGAATCGGGTGAAGATGCTGGTAAACCCATAATGACCATTGTGAATAGCGATCGCCTCCTAGCAACCGCCAATATCTATGAAAAAGACTTGAACAAAATCAAAATCGGTCAACGGGTGAGAGTAACAGCAGCAGGACGTAAATTCACAGGTAAAGTCAGAACCATCGGCGCAGTTGTGAATGGTGAAACTCGAATTATTCCCGTTCAAGCCGAGATTGAAAACCCAGATCGCACTCTCACCGTAGGAATGTTTGCCGAGTTAGAAGTCCTTACCGAAAAATCTGAATCAGTTGTGGCAATTCCTGCGGCAGCAGTAGTGGAAGCAAATGGCAGAAATCTGGTATTCGTCCAAAATGGCAATGCTTTTCAACCCGTAGAAGTGGTTTTAGGCAGAACCTCTGGGGATTTTGTCGAAGTGGATAATGGCTTGTTTGAAGGAGATGCGATCGCCACCCAAAGAGCTACCCAACTCTATGCCCAGTCTTTAAGAGGTGGCAGCAAACCCACCGAATCAGAACCTAAACCAAATGAAGTAAAAGAATCTAGTTTTTCTCCTCCCGTGTGGACAATGCTTTTAACAGGAGCGATCGCGGGTGGTGGAATTGTGGCTGGTGCCTTTTGGCTAGGCAGAAGGTCTGGTACAAAAATGGTGATCCTGCGTGAGCCTGAACTTACAAGCGATTCCCCACTCAGCAGGGATGCGTCCCGCCGCATTGATCGTTAG
- a CDS encoding DUF305 domain-containing protein, whose amino-acid sequence MKLKPHTLAIIALTAAIGIGTWQSAAQMGKMNHNMSGMSMELGKADANLDLRFIDGMMPHHQGAIAMAKEALQKSKRPEIKKLAAEIIKAQEVEIAQMQKWRKSWYPNVGSTPMAWNSEMGHMMTMTDSQKKGMMMSEDLGASDANFDLRFLNAMIPHHEAALMMATEAQGKTKRTEVKKLAQDILSSQKAEITQMQQWRKAWYGK is encoded by the coding sequence ATGAAACTAAAACCTCACACGTTAGCAATAATCGCCTTAACCGCAGCGATCGGCATTGGGACATGGCAGTCCGCCGCACAGATGGGCAAAATGAACCACAACATGAGCGGAATGTCGATGGAACTGGGTAAAGCCGATGCCAACCTCGATCTTCGCTTTATTGACGGTATGATGCCTCACCACCAAGGGGCGATCGCAATGGCAAAAGAAGCATTACAAAAATCTAAGCGTCCCGAAATCAAGAAACTCGCAGCCGAAATCATCAAAGCACAGGAAGTAGAAATCGCTCAAATGCAAAAATGGCGTAAATCTTGGTATCCAAATGTGGGCAGCACTCCTATGGCATGGAATTCAGAAATGGGTCACATGATGACAATGACAGACTCCCAGAAGAAAGGAATGATGATGAGTGAAGATTTAGGAGCCTCTGATGCCAACTTCGATCTGCGCTTTCTTAATGCGATGATTCCCCATCATGAAGCGGCATTAATGATGGCAACAGAGGCACAAGGTAAAACCAAGCGTACCGAAGTCAAAAAACTCGCCCAAGACATTCTCTCTTCTCAGAAAGCAGAAATTACGCAAATGCAGCAGTGGCGTAAAGCTTGGTATGGAAAATAG
- a CDS encoding helix-turn-helix transcriptional regulator, translating into MDTTTTADLCFGIGDRILEVRGKMTQQAFANSLNIAKSTLIRYENGDRLPDAEVIARVCERHHIDYTWLITGRGSRTEAERYVKIPQFDVAASAGMGAFVDGEPEAEMVRVDKDWLENQLKVRPEDASLIFVRGDSMMPTLNNGDVLLVSSNVEQIGDGIYVLHSDGLLQVKRLQRQPGGQLRVTSDNPAYQPYIVNFADESTDFRVVGKVVWTVHKVTG; encoded by the coding sequence ATGGATACCACTACAACTGCCGATCTTTGTTTTGGCATAGGCGATCGCATTCTTGAAGTACGGGGAAAGATGACCCAACAGGCTTTTGCCAATAGTCTAAATATTGCTAAAAGTACGCTCATTCGTTATGAAAATGGCGATCGCTTACCCGATGCTGAAGTGATTGCCAGAGTTTGCGAACGTCACCATATTGATTACACTTGGCTGATTACGGGCAGAGGTTCTCGCACTGAAGCAGAACGGTATGTAAAAATTCCCCAGTTTGATGTCGCAGCTTCGGCAGGAATGGGTGCTTTTGTGGATGGAGAACCTGAAGCAGAGATGGTAAGGGTAGATAAAGATTGGCTAGAAAATCAGCTTAAAGTCCGACCTGAAGATGCCAGCTTAATCTTTGTGCGAGGCGATTCCATGATGCCGACTCTAAATAATGGCGATGTGCTACTGGTCTCTTCTAATGTGGAACAGATTGGTGATGGAATTTATGTGTTGCATTCGGATGGATTATTACAAGTAAAACGATTGCAACGGCAGCCCGGTGGTCAGCTTAGGGTGACAAGTGATAATCCCGCCTATCAGCCATATATTGTGAACTTTGCGGATGAGTCCACCGATTTTCGAGTAGTTGGTAAAGTAGTCTGGACTGTCCACAAGGTTACGGGATAA
- a CDS encoding DUF3987 domain-containing protein produces the protein MQEKRGKMNSFRTSARNPCPVCGRTKDGDCAIDEVESGLKVRCHTHLRDAGIEDFVYRGQTECGMWGLYYSVPQDSSDRPKAIRVKGTQEYFYPNIKGDPLAKVVRTDDGQGIKKFAQWHRIHGKGIVWSLGFPEKLQKQVHLYRIGDEINKGAIASNEQILIVEGEGKVDLLLSMGIAATCVIGGAGKWRRYGYPNYLEDLQGAAVVLVPDRDTKGLEHMKDVEKDFPNSQWLYPYPDSPLWNRLPEKGGLDIADWIEDFKLTKVQIMDAVGKVPLPPKVANPQELNEQEDNDILKSETQTLLGWVSESIAIDSLIPSLAIPFTQVAKAFNIPEVVLVSALLPIAASLLRVGTKIEIAAATEFYPPPIIWTGIIAESGATKSPIFKILTKPLKVLQAEAEEDYKAVLQEYEKQLAKFNANPNTDQEKPIKPNPRNYFFQDFTTEGLAQSLEGTTHGTAIAIDELAEMLAGFNQYKGGKGNDRQKWLTIYDSGGMKVDRSSGKRMFLTHTPVSILGTIQPDVLKQQMGDLYTVDGLWQRFLWVNLPVTRLPAPNDGVTCNISELLLGIYRRLENLPAIAYSISKEARKLWSRWHDWCETQKLAEAHPSIRTLYPKARERAARIALVFHIVEAVAKGQMPSHEISADTLNAAIQFVQWTIKQTRLLYADLGITEHQDSAKITRFVERFRYADWITAKQVRSWIPARQKPTCDECREFMQQIVAMGYAINNGQTGRKYNIKILSSSPFSHFDPQTQTEYTPERSHFGSPQVVTLVTFSQDLPLNSEKANSNCQVGCNLSLESESSNLHLNSAVKSDYGDYAVTTKVTTFKPIQGEDLNPIVTKVTTPINISVGDRVRYRGKGENGLFTLKGLKTDELTVVAIAEDMVVVSSPRWLTTQNIPAKDLEKI, from the coding sequence ATGCAAGAAAAAAGAGGCAAGATGAATAGTTTTCGGACTTCTGCGAGAAATCCCTGCCCTGTCTGTGGCAGAACTAAGGATGGTGATTGTGCGATTGATGAAGTTGAGTCGGGGCTTAAGGTGCGGTGCCATACTCATCTGAGGGATGCTGGGATTGAAGATTTTGTCTATCGAGGTCAGACTGAATGTGGGATGTGGGGTTTGTATTATTCGGTACCTCAAGATAGTTCAGATAGACCTAAAGCGATTCGAGTTAAAGGTACTCAGGAGTATTTCTATCCTAATATCAAGGGCGATCCTCTGGCTAAGGTGGTAAGAACTGATGATGGTCAAGGGATTAAGAAGTTTGCCCAGTGGCATCGGATTCATGGCAAGGGAATAGTCTGGTCTTTGGGTTTTCCTGAGAAGTTGCAGAAACAGGTGCATCTTTATCGGATTGGAGATGAGATTAATAAAGGGGCGATCGCTAGTAATGAGCAGATTCTAATTGTTGAGGGTGAAGGGAAGGTCGATCTGCTTTTATCTATGGGTATCGCTGCTACTTGTGTGATCGGTGGTGCTGGAAAATGGCGTAGATATGGCTATCCCAACTATCTTGAAGATTTACAGGGTGCTGCTGTAGTTCTGGTGCCTGACCGAGATACTAAGGGCTTGGAACACATGAAGGATGTTGAGAAAGATTTTCCTAATTCTCAATGGCTCTATCCCTATCCTGATTCACCGCTTTGGAATAGATTACCAGAGAAGGGAGGTTTAGATATTGCCGATTGGATTGAAGATTTTAAGTTAACCAAAGTGCAAATCATGGATGCTGTGGGCAAAGTTCCCTTACCTCCAAAAGTGGCTAATCCACAAGAACTTAATGAGCAAGAAGATAATGACATTCTCAAAAGTGAAACTCAGACTTTACTCGGTTGGGTATCTGAATCTATTGCGATCGACTCGCTGATTCCTAGTCTGGCTATTCCTTTTACTCAAGTTGCTAAGGCTTTTAATATTCCCGAAGTTGTCTTAGTGTCTGCCCTTCTGCCAATTGCAGCATCCCTTTTAAGAGTCGGCACTAAGATCGAGATTGCTGCGGCTACAGAATTTTATCCACCTCCCATTATCTGGACTGGCATTATTGCTGAGTCTGGGGCTACAAAGTCCCCTATCTTCAAAATACTTACTAAACCTCTTAAGGTGCTACAAGCTGAAGCTGAGGAAGATTACAAGGCTGTTCTGCAAGAGTACGAAAAGCAATTGGCTAAGTTTAATGCTAACCCTAACACCGACCAAGAAAAGCCAATTAAGCCCAATCCTCGCAACTATTTCTTTCAAGATTTCACGACTGAAGGGCTGGCTCAAAGCTTAGAGGGTACAACTCATGGTACGGCGATCGCTATTGATGAACTGGCAGAGATGTTGGCTGGCTTTAATCAATATAAGGGTGGCAAAGGTAACGACAGACAAAAATGGTTGACGATTTATGATTCTGGGGGGATGAAGGTTGACCGCAGTAGTGGGAAGAGAATGTTTCTAACCCATACACCCGTGAGTATTTTAGGCACGATTCAGCCTGACGTTCTAAAGCAACAGATGGGAGATTTATATACGGTTGATGGTTTGTGGCAGAGATTTCTATGGGTTAATTTGCCTGTGACTCGTCTACCTGCTCCCAATGATGGCGTGACTTGCAATATTAGTGAGTTATTACTGGGGATATATCGGCGTTTGGAGAATTTACCTGCGATCGCCTACTCCATTTCCAAAGAAGCAAGAAAGCTCTGGTCACGCTGGCATGACTGGTGTGAAACCCAGAAATTAGCTGAAGCACATCCAAGTATTAGGACACTTTACCCAAAGGCTCGTGAACGGGCAGCGAGAATAGCATTGGTATTCCATATTGTGGAGGCTGTGGCTAAGGGGCAGATGCCGAGCCATGAGATTTCTGCTGATACTTTAAATGCTGCTATTCAGTTTGTCCAGTGGACGATCAAACAGACACGGTTGCTCTACGCCGATTTAGGGATTACTGAACATCAAGACTCTGCCAAAATTACTCGTTTTGTCGAGCGGTTTAGGTATGCAGATTGGATTACAGCTAAACAAGTTAGGTCTTGGATTCCTGCCCGACAAAAGCCAACTTGTGATGAGTGCCGAGAGTTTATGCAACAGATTGTGGCTATGGGTTATGCCATAAACAACGGGCAAACGGGTAGAAAATATAATATTAAAATACTCTCTAGTAGTCCCTTTAGTCACTTTGACCCTCAGACCCAGACAGAGTATACACCTGAGCGTAGTCACTTTGGTAGTCCACAGGTAGTCACTTTAGTCACCTTTAGCCAAGATTTACCCCTAAATTCTGAGAAAGCCAATTCAAATTGCCAAGTTGGTTGTAATTTATCGTTAGAATCTGAGTCTTCTAATTTACATCTAAACTCTGCTGTCAAAAGTGACTACGGTGACTACGCAGTGACTACAAAGGTGACTACGTTTAAACCCATTCAGGGAGAGGATTTGAACCCCATAGTGACTAAAGTGACTACCCCTATAAATATAAGTGTTGGGGATAGAGTGCGCTATCGGGGCAAAGGTGAGAATGGGCTATTTACTCTGAAGGGCTTGAAGACTGATGAGTTAACGGTTGTGGCGATCGCTGAAGACATGGTTGTGGTGTCTAGTCCACGTTGGCTGACTACCCAGAATATTCCTGCTAAAGATTTAGAGAAAATTTAG
- a CDS encoding DNA cytosine methyltransferase yields MKHLDLFSGIGGFTVAARSLGIQTIQFVEIHDYCCHVLTKNFPNIPIHRDIHTFYAKPNQFDLITGGSPCQDLSLAGTRTGITGERSSLWFEMLPVIKECRPKYVVWENVKGAIYAGGLAEVLRGLSELSYSFDVEIISAAEVGAPHLRERVFVVAYAYELFGKTSCWSNQVRSEIKAVTHPDSFSGRGLSEKGKGLSPHWSSVESPVCGVAYGLPHRLDRLAVLGNSVVPTVAAIALKRVLFLEEYGS; encoded by the coding sequence ATGAAACATCTCGACCTGTTTTCGGGCATTGGTGGCTTTACTGTGGCTGCGCGATCGCTCGGTATTCAAACAATCCAGTTCGTAGAAATTCACGATTACTGCTGCCATGTCCTTACCAAAAACTTTCCAAATATTCCAATCCACCGAGATATTCATACCTTCTATGCAAAACCCAATCAATTCGACCTCATCACTGGCGGATCTCCCTGTCAAGACCTTAGCCTCGCTGGAACAAGAACTGGAATTACAGGAGAGCGATCGTCCCTCTGGTTTGAAATGCTCCCAGTCATCAAAGAATGTAGACCCAAATATGTTGTCTGGGAAAATGTCAAAGGTGCAATTTACGCAGGCGGACTTGCCGAAGTCTTACGAGGACTCAGTGAACTTAGCTATAGCTTTGATGTGGAAATCATATCGGCTGCGGAAGTTGGTGCGCCGCATTTGCGGGAGAGGGTTTTCGTGGTTGCCTACGCCTATGAGCTATTCGGGAAAACGTCATGCTGGTCAAACCAAGTTAGATCGGAAATTAAGGCTGTTACCCACCCCGACAGCTTCTCAGGGCGGGGACTTTCCGAAAAGGGTAAAGGCTTATCTCCCCACTGGTCAAGTGTTGAATCCCCAGTTTGTGGAGTGGCTTATGGGCTTCCCCACCGATTGGACAGACTTGCGGTGTTAGGTAATTCGGTTGTGCCTACGGTGGCGGCGATCGCCCTTAAACGAGTTTTATTTTTGGAGGAATATGGCAGTTAA
- a CDS encoding IS982 family transposase: MLLILFEALGQTWKQLNTEWVYSIDSFPIPVCANIRIPRSKIYDGKQEYRGYQASKRRYFYGIKIHLMVTESGEPVEFFLTNGSFADVKGLRVFPFDLPEGSVVYADRAYNDYEVEDLLLEAENIQLSAMRKSSSTRPLAGYVQFLQHHKRKVIETTGSLISQLLPKSIHAVTAKGFELKAMLFVLALSVNLWVAT, translated from the coding sequence ATGCTGTTGATATTGTTTGAAGCGTTGGGGCAAACATGGAAACAACTAAACACGGAATGGGTTTACAGCATTGATAGTTTTCCCATACCTGTCTGTGCCAATATCCGCATTCCAAGGTCAAAAATCTATGATGGCAAACAAGAGTATCGAGGCTATCAAGCCAGCAAGAGAAGATACTTTTATGGTATTAAAATTCATCTGATGGTGACGGAGTCAGGAGAGCCTGTGGAATTTTTTCTAACTAATGGTTCATTTGCTGATGTTAAGGGCTTGAGAGTATTTCCATTTGATTTACCTGAAGGCTCTGTGGTCTATGCAGATAGAGCTTACAACGATTATGAGGTTGAGGATTTGTTGCTTGAAGCCGAAAATATCCAGCTCTCAGCTATGCGAAAAAGCAGCTCAACTCGACCTCTTGCTGGTTATGTTCAGTTTCTTCAACACCATAAGCGCAAAGTTATTGAAACCACTGGCAGTTTAATATCCCAACTTTTACCTAAATCTATTCATGCTGTCACGGCTAAGGGATTTGAGCTTAAAGCTATGCTCTTTGTCCTTGCTCTTAGCGTTAATCTATGGGTAGCAACTTAG